GATACTATGAAAGTCAGATGGGTTCACAAAATATCAAAAATTCCCGTGCACAAAAAGTTCCAGGTGGGTGACACAAGTAATTACTTGAAAATTGTGTGTAACTGGCACCTTGTTGAAAATCCTTTTTAAATTTGTCAGTTATATAATtttgtactgcattccagtcaTGGAAAAATAGTCCATATTGTTTAGCCACTAAAATCCACTATCTTGAGAATTTGTTGTGTATTGGTGTTACGGTCGGTAGCAGCAGGAAGAACCTACTACACAACAGGTGCAAACACCTCTCCTTACAACCTGCTACGTTCCTGTGATCAAGATCAAATGCAATTCTGCTTTGAAGCAATGAAGCCCTTTGTGTTGCTAGCCCTAGAATGTAACAAGCAAGGTCAAGGTGATAGAAACAAATTGTGCTCAGGATTTAGAAGTATATATCCCAGTCTGTTCATCAGTACAGTACGGTTACAGTAGCCACGATATGTAAAAAGTCCATCATAAGTGTTTTTGGCTGTGAAATATTGAAAATTTGTGTGCCCATACCCGAAGAAacccttttgttatataaacaaaataatgctGCACCAGTTTTACTTTAGTATGAAATCAATATTACAGTAAGtaccaaatacattttcagattccAAAGGGATGTGAATCTAAAACTAGTTTTAATGAATACCAAGCATCCTCACATTTAATGATTACACCACATTTATATCTTCCTTcttcatttattatatatagttCATGCAAATATACAGATCATCAACTATCTTTCCTGCAAAGCCTGAAACCCATTTAAGGTTCTCTTGTATTATGTACATAAATAGTATGTATGCTAATATGTTTACCAGTTATGTAGTAGGAattgcattgtgtgtgtttataaattgCATCTGCAAAAATTTGTCTGTAGCTACTTTTTATTCAGTGTAAGTCTGAAATAGTGTTTTTAAAAGTTGCAAGAAGAGGAAACTTTTTATGTGAGTTAACTAAAATTGGATTTACTATCATCAAACCTGGGtgtaattgtgtttctttgtggtGCATATTAACAATTTCAACTGTGAACTGCTTAACTGGTGACAAAATGTTTGAGTATTAGTTTAAGGAGGTTCCTTCATATTGGTAAATTCAGAAGAAATGTCTCAGTCTTCGCATTCCCATGGTCAATATGTTGAAATTAACTGAATATCTTCGGAAATGCTGTTTCAAGCATATGTTAGGAGGAATAAAGATAAGTGTGGTGATTTTAGATGCACTACATTTTTAGAAATCTTTCAtgtatttgtacattttttaaaactgttcattttaattttaagatgtatatattttttatagatAGTGATCTTTTTTCTGCAGGGGATTTTTATGTTCTTAACGAGCTTGCACGGAAGAAATCCGGAACAATTAGACGATCAGTTTAAAACTCGACTTCTTTAGGGGAAATGGCACATTGGATGAAATCAGATTTCAAAACTGAGTTGcgttacattttcaaaactatTATTATATGTGGttagagaagaaaagaaaatatttataaacagcAATGGGTGCAATCAAACTTCAGTTGGAAATATTAATGCCAAATGCCTTTACAAGCAGACCAGCTTTACAGTTATGGTTTCTTTAAAGTATCTAAACAGTATTGAGGAACCTCTTGAAAGCCTAGTGCTCAACCATTGCAAGTCCATGTAACAGGTTGCCATGAAGTGAGAGGGTAATGTTGATGCTAGACGGCACTTAATATCAGCTCAAAAAAGGTGACTTCTAAAAATCCTGCCATGTATGGATATCGAAGAAGTAGTCTTGTGAATTTTCCTGTTATTGTTTCTTCCTTGCTGTACATACTATACTAAGTGTTCTGTCTGATGTTTAGATGCTGGTTATTTGCCTTTCAAAGAAATGGTTCTGAAGAAAATAGTTTATGGATGCATTTCTCTAAGATGAATGAGAAATGTAAGGGAAGAATTTCAGGGGTATACATGGCTTGGAAGCATAATGCTTTAATGGTGGCCTCTTAAATATTTGTGCAATGTTAGTTTTCCTCCCCTTGTTCTCTTCCTAGGAATCTGCTTGGAGATGTCTTCTACACAAATAACTTTTGctagagtaaaataaaataataatttgtcaaCGCAATTATGCAGAACACATAGTTGGACATGCAGCAAGTAAGAAATGTAATGGGCGAAGATGCTATGAACTACACTTCCTAAAGGAGATTAAAAGACTGGTTTACCTTGCTTTGTATCGGCCTCAAATTTTAAATATCAGTAGGTTATTTCTGAGCTAGTTATGTCAGAATATAACAGACAGACAATGTAAGGCTTTGACTTGGAGCATTATTATCCCAAGTAATTTCCCTTGTCCAGCAGTGAAGCACAGACATGGGCTAAAGAGTTGTGCAGTAATACGCTTCAACATAGATCAAAGGGAAATAACATTTGAAAGCTCGGCAGTGTCAGCTTCATTATCAATATAGTGTGAGCTGTAACCAGCTTGAGAGGAGTACAGTAAGATGGAAATCATTCTTGTAAGCTATAGAAAAGCCTTGTTTATGCTCCTTTACTATTGGACATTAAGGTGGCGATTTTGACTGCTTGATGGACCCTATGCAAATGATGACACATGGCCTTACACATCAGTAACGCAATGCTCAGAAATCAAAGTGTTCCCGTTCGCTGTGGTTTCCTCTCCAGTTCATCTTTCCTacaggtttttctttttacactGCTCTACAACCAGGAGTACAGAATGGGTGGTTTTGTAAACTCCAAACATTTGGAACactatgatttaaaaataattatcatcttcatcatcatcaaaaaacaaaaccaattaatcaaaaaagaaaaaaaataggttGGAAAAAAggattgtgtgtatgtttgtatgcgAGTTCTTGTTTAAGTGTTGTgggttttttcattttttattattataattattgttgaaAACTTATATATCCTCATTAGGAATTTTAAGGGCTTTCGGATAAAGAGTTGAAACCGGACTGGGTGAAAGTTAATTGAAGTACAAAACAACATGTTCAACTTTGACCTGGACAGCTGAAGTGACTTTATCCCCTTCACACACCTAACCCCTATTTTTCTGCCCAGAGCATGCTCATATTGTTAGTTTATGATGCCCTGTACCTTGTATATGTGCTTATGAAACCCTTCTCTTAaaggaaatgtgtatttttttattttattttgttcttttaattTGTAGTTTGTGAAAGAGGTGGTAAAATCCTAATGTGTGGCAATGGATGTACATTCAAGCTAAAATATCTGTATGTAGCATTTAATACACACAGCACtaacaaataaactttttttttttcattaatattgAAAATTATGTCATTGTTTAACAGACTGCcttaaaataaattgtgaaatgttacttctcacatttaaaatatagatGTTATATAGATTAGATGCTCAGTCTAAAACTAAATTGTGAATTGataaaccaaaagaaaaagTCATCTGGCTATGCTTCCTAAATCTTTATTGTAACTTTATATGTTAGCCTAAGTTTACTTACATTTTAAACTATAGGATGTATAGCACTAAGGATTCTTAAATGGATACTTCAGTATTTTGGCATTTAAGCCTGATTTGCTTACTCACCCAGTCATACGAATCCatggaaacctttttttaaTGCTGTGTGTCCAGTTTTAAGGAATTTGAATTTATAATTTCCTTAACACAATTGTTGGGAGGTAATGGTTGCAAAACACTGACTCTCAAAAGCTGGCTAATGGAtcttttaaatacttaaaagcTGGTTGGATAACACATTTGTACATTAAGTAAATATCTCGCCCAACTATGCATTTCATCAGCTGTGATGAGGTGGCAAAAGGATATGCTTGCTGTGTGCGAATGAAAACACAGAGTGCGGGCAGAACCGAAAGTAGTCTGTAAATAACGAAGTATGTGGAAACTAATTTCTTACAATTACCAGTAAATTAAAGAAATTATTggacaattaatttaaaattaatagtaTTGTCAGATTATAAATGGCAAATGGCCAAGCGTTAAAGAATTTGAAAGATCAATAAGCCGGCTTTTGAGAGTCAGCATTTTGCAACCATTGACTTACAGCAGTCAtgtaaaacttcaaatttctTCAATCTGGACTCTGGGGGGAGCGGAAAAACACTTCCATGGATTCATAGGACTCTGGGAGAGTAAGCaatcaggctaaaatgccaaaatacctaAGTATCCCCTTAATAGAAGGTGGAGTTATAACTTGCAAAACTGTAATTCATACTTTGTTTTCTGAGCAAAAAGTTTTCTGCAtctgatttttgtgtgtggatgtgtatgTTTTGCTCGGCAAGTGACCCTATTTGATTCTTGTGTTCTGGATTGATGCTGCACGACTCACCTTTTTCTTGAAGCCACATCTATCCGCTTCCCTTGGCTCCATGCCATGCTCTGACACAGGATACTTTGCGACAAAGACAGGAAAGACTGTTTATAAAAATAATCGACAGCAGTACAAGTCTTTGCGGAAAGTCTTGGGTCCACCAAAGCATATGTATATGAAAAAGGTAAGTGTTttcatgtgttgtttttcagaAGCTCACTTCTCATCACCACGATAGCAAGTGCAGTGTAGAAGTACATTACGACACAAtggcacatttttatttgtggtGACAGTATACACCATttcttcattgtttttctttccagattaacacttttgatttttaaaatgatattcTGTTTTGGTCTGTTTACCAAGCTGACCTTGGCCCAGGTCATAGCACAGGATCAGTCTGGTAGGCAGCAGGTGGGCTAATTAATTTCCCTAGTTACATCTGCACTTTTTATCATTGTTTCAGCCTCTTTTGAGAGGAACGAAACCTGCCATGTAGTGAGTCGCAAAATAACAGTACAgggtttagattttttttttttttctggaggcAGACAGTAGTTTTCAGGCTGAGAGTCTTTATTGGAAACCAGAATTTCTGCCAATTTAAAGACCATGACAGAGAAAGGGCAACGTGACGTGGTACATTCAGTGTGAAAAGCAACCAAGCTCATCCCTTAAAGCTGCAGCAGCATTAAAGCTCAGTTGCACCAGTGgaagtgtgtgtgaaatatgTCAGGAAATCAGCAGCAGGTTGTAAGTGCATCGTTCAGTCAACCCACAGATAACCTTGTAATGTAAAAAGATTTGCTGTATGATTTGCTTTCTGTGAGAGAATCTCCTCTTTCCTCTAGTGCTGTTAGGCAATGCACCCCGTCTTGCTATGGGTCGCTTGAGGCTTTAAGTCTGTTCCATGATTTAAGGTGGGTTTGCAAGGCCATCTGAAAAGGCAAGACAAAAAACATCACTGGATACACAGCAAGAATGATGGTTGTTGTAACGAGCAACTGGCTCCTCCACTCACCTCTGCGATTTCCACCTTTCGCTCCCACACCCGAACACCCTGCTCCAGCTCACGATGGCTAGCTTTGCATTTGACATACTCCAGAACATCTGGCACATGGTACTCAGACAGCTGACTGTGCAGTCTCTGGTTCTCAGCCTCTGCCTTGGCTCGCTCCTGCAAAGCACGGCAACATTAGGATATAGTAGGGGTGGAGCAttaaaaaagaataaacataACAAAGCAGATAAATTGTTTCATTAGCACAACCTTACCACAAATATTGTTTTGCCTGTTAAGATGCAGGTATACCAGTGCCTCTTGTGCAGAAACTCACCTCTTCTGCCTGCAGGCTTTCACTCTCTATCTTCCCCAGCACTTCATTCTGGGCCGAGATCTCGCTGTCAAGTTGGCTTGATTCGTAGCTTGCGTTCTGTAGCTTTTTCTAAGAACAGAGCACAACAGTATTAAGTTGAAGGTTAAAGAGAGGGGTCTTGCAGGGAAACCTTAAACTCCctctaataaaaagaaaaaaaaaggactaCACACCTCACTGATGtgccaaattaaaaataatgtaatctcTCTGTAACTCAGTTCAGATTTCAGGAACCTTATTTAGCTCTTCAGATCCCCCAACCAAGCCAGTGAGGACCAGAGGTTGAGGGCTCACCTTGTAAGAGTTGAGGACCTGAAGCGCGTTTCCAGCCAGAAGCTTGAAATTCAGGAGGCCCTGGTTCCTCTCGTCTATCTTCTCTAGGTATTGGCTGTTTTCAATTTTTAACTGTTGGAAGTCCACCTCGTGCAGAGCTTCATCCATCTCTTCCTTCTGCCAGGGAGGGGTTAACAATAAAAAGACGCTTATTAAGGAATGTCACAATGCTGTACATCTGTATAGAAAACGTTGTATTTTCCAAATCATGGCTATTACAAACTTCAGTCCATATATGCCTGTTCTGCTCACTTAACGTTTGCTTTTCCTAATTTTGTTTCCGCTTGCAGCATCTCCTACCTGTTTTAGCTGCATTTGGAGCTTCTTCTTCTGCACTCTCAGGGCTGCGTTTTTCAGTCGCAGCTTCTCTGCAAGGGTCTCCTGTAGGAGAGGCCGTGATCACAGTTTTCATTTCATAATGGTTGCTCAATGTCATGCACTCACACCATTTTAAGGAGAAAGCATTAAAGAGCATAAGGATATCAGCTATTTTTAAGAACAAGCAGTTCCCCCAAAGTACTGGTATTGCAGATCTAATGGTCAAAAGAGAAGAGTGCTCAatctgattaaatcaaaactataTACTAAATTGCTATTCAACagacaaaacaacaactaacAAAAGAGACACCCTTAATTTCTCCAGTGCAGCTTTCCTTTTAGATCTAGCCAGCatggtaaaaacaaacacacgtgGTCTCAGTGTTCACTCTCTTAGCCTAGTCACCTTGGCCCGGGTTCGGTCCTCAAAGTAACGATTGACTTTTTCGGCTCCCATCATGACCCCTTTCTTCTCCCGCAGCGGTTTCGCAATCTCACGGTCAAACTCATATTGAGCTTTTTTGATCTCACCCAGCCGCATATCTGCCTCTTCTATGGTGGCCTGTGGGGGAAAAGAAAGATGGTGTCCAGAATATGGGTAAAACTGCTGTGTTTCAGAGGAGCATGAAAAATTTGAATTGGACTTCACGGATGGACTTAATTGTTTCTGTGCACAAACGCTCTAAAAGGTCAATATGAGACTGCTTACCAACTGCGGGAATTGCTTCTACACTTTTCTATACCAGGATTTTACAGCAGAAGCCAATTAGTTGTACGCAAAACATTGAAtccaaagagaaaataaatcaaaagttcCAACATATTAAGAAATGCTAATTAAAGTGATCTTCTCCCAAGCAGAAGTCTATGGTATTGTGTATAAGTCACCATGAG
This DNA window, taken from Amia ocellicauda isolate fAmiCal2 chromosome 9, fAmiCal2.hap1, whole genome shotgun sequence, encodes the following:
- the cfap263 gene encoding cilia- and flagella-associated protein 263 — translated: MADGGRDSRARASPPPAELSAQQPAQLVEELSRSNAAIKAENELFERFISRLNPKDLEPLAPTEPSIGMSQTEVSQVRSRSKSKSRSFTSEHLVQLTVEQKCYIAQQELEEMNKDLKRLHEGSERVIGNYKATIEEADMRLGEIKKAQYEFDREIAKPLREKKGVMMGAEKVNRYFEDRTRAKETLAEKLRLKNAALRVQKKKLQMQLKQKEEMDEALHEVDFQQLKIENSQYLEKIDERNQGLLNFKLLAGNALQVLNSYKKKLQNASYESSQLDSEISAQNEVLGKIESESLQAEEERAKAEAENQRLHSQLSEYHVPDVLEYVKCKASHRELEQGVRVWERKVEIAEMALQTHLKSWNRLKASSDP